From the genome of Odocoileus virginianus isolate 20LAN1187 ecotype Illinois chromosome 16, Ovbor_1.2, whole genome shotgun sequence, one region includes:
- the TCL1A gene encoding T-cell leukemia/lymphoma protein 1A: MAEGPFFRAQTPLHPDHLWIWEKAVYVDENRRTWLPITIEVQPPLQVLLRQEDVPLGDPVCPSQLGPSLLPVMWQLYPGRRYRASDSSFWRIVYHIKASVGFSGDPSGGCG; the protein is encoded by the exons ATGGCCGAGGGCCCGTTCTTCAGGGCGCAGACGCCCTTGCACCCGGACCACCTGTGGATCTGGGAAAAGGCCGTATATGTGGACGAGAACCGGCGCACCTGGCTGCCCATAACCATCGAGGTACAGCCGCC CCTCCAAGTCCTCTTGCGTCAGGAAGACGTGCCCCTGGGGGATCCTGTGTGCCCCAGCCAGCTGGGCCCTTCCCTGCTGCCTGTCATGTGGCAGCTCTACCCCGGGAGGAGGTACCGAGCCTCAGACTCCAGTTTCTGGCGCATAGTGTACCATATCAAGGCAagtgtgggcttctctggggacCCGTCAGGTGGTTGTGGCTGA